A window from Equus caballus isolate H_3958 breed thoroughbred chromosome 8, TB-T2T, whole genome shotgun sequence encodes these proteins:
- the ACAA2 gene encoding 3-ketoacyl-CoA thiolase, mitochondrial, translating to MALLRGVFIVAAKRTPFGAYGGLLKDFTAIDLTEFAAKAALSAGKVSPEIVDSVIVGNVLQSSSDAIYVARHVGLRVGIPIATPALTVNRLCGSGFQSIVNGCQEICVKDAEVVLCGGTENMSQAPFCVRNVRFGTRFGSDLKLEDTLWTSLTDTHVQLTMAITAENLAVKHKISREDCDKYALQSQQRWKAANDAGYFNNEMAPIEVKTKKGKQIMQVDEHARPQTTLEQLSKLPPVFKKEGTVTAGNASGVCDGAGAVIIASEDAVKKHNFTPLARIVGYFVSGCDPSLMGIGPVPAINGALKKTGLSLKDMDLVEVNEAFAPQYLAVEKSLNLDPSKANVNGGAIALGHPLGGSGSRITAHLVHELRRRGGKYAVGSACIGGGQGIAVIIENTA from the exons GTGTGTTCATCGTTGCTGCTAAGCGAACACCCTTTGGAGCTTATGGAGGTCTTCTGAAAGACTTCACAGCTATCGACTTGACTGAATTTGCTGCCAAGGCTGCCTTATCTGCCGGCAAAGTCTCACCTGAGATTGTTGACAGTGTCATTGTAGGCAATGTCTTGCAG AGTTCTTCAGATGCTATATACGTGGCAAGGCACGTTGGTTTGCGTGTGGGAATCCCAATAGCAACCCCAGCTCTCACTGTTAATAGGCTCTGTGGCTCTGGTTTCCAGTCCATTGTGAATGGATGTCAG GAAATTTGTGTTAAAGATGCTGAAGTTGTCTTGTGTGGAGGAACCGAAAACATGAGCCAAGCTCCGTTTTGTGTCAGAAACGTGCGTTTTGGAACCCGGTTTGGATCAGATCTCAAG CTGGAAGATACTTTGTGGACATCATTAACAGATACGCATGTCCAACTCACCATGGCGATTACTGCAGAGAACCTTGCTGTGAAACATAAAATAAGCAGAGAAGACTGTGACAAATACGCCCTCCAGTCACAGCAGAGGTGGAAAGCTG CTAATGACGCTGGCTACTTTAATAATGAGATGGCACCAATTGAGgtgaagacaaagaaaggaaaacagataatGCAGGTAGATGAGCATGCTCGGCCCCAAACAACCCTGGAACAATTAAGTAAACTTCCTCCAGTATTCAAGAAAGAAGGGACCGTCACTGCTGGGAACGCATCG GGAGTGTGTGATGGCGCTGGAGCTGTTATCATAGCTAGTGAAGATGCTGTTAAAAAACATAACTTCACGCCGCTGGCAAGAATTGTGGGATACTTTGTGTCTGGATGTGATCCCTCTCTCATGGGTATTG GTCCTGTCCCTGCTATCAATGGGGCACTGAAGAAAACAGGGCTAAGTCTTAAGGACATGGATTTGGTAGAG GTGAATGAAGCTTTTGCTCCCCAGTACTTGGCAGTTGAGAAGAGTTTGAATCTTGACCCAAGTAAAGCCAATGTGAATGGAGGAGCCATCGCTTTGGGTCACCCATTGGGAGGATCTGGATCAAGAATTACCGCACACCTGGTTCATGAATTAAG GCGTCGAGGTGGAAAATATGCTGTTGGATCTGCTTGCATTGGAGGTGGCCAAGGTATTGCCGTCATCATTGAGAACACAGCCTGA